The following proteins come from a genomic window of Salvia hispanica cultivar TCC Black 2014 chromosome 4, UniMelb_Shisp_WGS_1.0, whole genome shotgun sequence:
- the LOC125218422 gene encoding probable serine/threonine protein kinase IRE4 isoform X1 — protein sequence MAERSRNDAASSSLSDVGIPTGLNRIKTRRVTPNSADEDSDQFNESPSSGFSTAAAHVKQKIKALSKGHVKFGRSREGFRKGRKIARWFSSSLFKDSDQPVVDATRNKSSKLEFNMPSKEDPRRKLRKTWINKTGDLPNATTTKVPKCIKSFSHELGPKGGVQSPNPRAHSFNDLKELLGSLRSRFDAAKKVMNIELGSFSREVLEILQKVEILTPDEYKMAEELFVLAQQCIDMTSLDFRTKCEKIVQDLTAKRQTCQFELLKLLFTRILFIMTRCTRLLHFEKDSWPANEQSIGKFRECLERVPSVDMNWVENKGFAESEMSDDLRPKDHTNQKLPTKEHTLDTTSEIEITTTEPSDKYDPEVIKDSMLVQQKISQNTCADICDGEHTDGMFQIESVNMVKGNCSDESNLVICRICEELVPATHLEPHSFICAFADKCVSKHSDVNEHLLKIAELLEHLLELRNSSNHETCVNPEILRVRTTSSAVTTEGYSPKGSESRSKGMDGLLEDLHEMDTACIEDSQIANLVNLKSHLLNKVNQYGSPSSNGSMTSTSSANSPRAGNLDVLWLDQNNLSEQEDMQQINDLADIARCAAEIDISEVGSHEFLIACMHDLQELLQHSKYAALLVDTFGGRIESLLREKCIFACNQVDITDDGGRPESARSLLDSASQSSTTSTPSHPAHKDRTSIDDFDIIKPISRGAYGKVFLARKRTTGDLFAIKVLKKIDMLRKNDIDRILAERNILITVRNPFVVRFFYSFTSRDKLYLVMEYLNGGDLYSMLKKLVCLEEAVARTYLAELVLALEYLHSLGIVHRDLKPDNILIAHDGHIKLTDFGLSKIGLMNCTTELPTQDTEKNDALDSNGHMDADIVDSHHSAVGTPDYLAPEILLGTEHGYAADWWSVGIILFELITGVPPFNADHPENIFDNILSRKIPWPSIPSDMSYEAQDLIDRLLVHDPNERLGARGASEVKAHSFFAGVDWDNLTLQKAAFVPQPERMDDTSYFVSRYNSTGMEIDETSVDSDSDCSEVHTNSKLEKMDECGDLAEFDSSPLDLSLINFSFKNLSQLASINQDVLLQSGKESSKCSSPCRGSKPPPA from the exons ATGGCGGAACGGAGCCGAAACGACGCCGCTTCGTCGTCGCTCTCCGATGTGGGGATTCCGACCGGATTGAACCGGATCAAGACTCGAAGAGTGACCCCGAATTCGGCGGATGAGGATTCCGACCAGTTTAACGAGTCGCCGAGCAGTGGGTTTTCGACGGCGGCAGCTCATGTGAAGCAGAAGATCAAGGCTTTGAGTAAAGGACATGTCAAATTCGGTCGTTCTAGAGAAG GATTCCGCAAAGGAAGAAAGATAGCTCGGTGGTTTTCTTCATCCCTTTTTAAGGACTCTGATCAACCTGTGGTTGATGCCACAAGGAATAAG AGTAGTAAGTTGGAGTTCAACATGCCTAGTAAGGAGGACCCTAGAAGAAAGCTGCGTAAGACATGGATAAACAAAACTGGGGATTTACCAAATGCCACAACTACTAAAGTGCCAAAATGTATAAAGAGTTTTTCTCATGAATTGGGACCGAAAGGTGGAGTTCAGTCCCCTAATCCTAGGGCTCACAGCTTTAATGATTTGAAG GAGCTCCTGGGATCACTTCGTTCTAGATTCGATGCTGCTAAGAAAGTCATGAATATTGAGCTTGGTTCTTTTTCACGGGAGGTGCTAGAAATTTTACAGAAAGTGGAGATCTTAACACCAGATGAATATAAAATGGCAGAAGAGCTTTTTGTTCTTGCGCAACAATGCATTGACATGACATCCTTAGACTTCCGtacaaaatgtgaaaaaattgTTCAAGATTTGACTGCAAAAAGACAGACATGCCAATTTGAGTTGCTGAAATTGCTGTTCACTCGCATCTTGTTCATAATGACAAGGTGCACAAGGTTGCTGCACTTTGAGAAGGATAGTTGGCCTGCGAATGAGCAATCAATCGGCAAGTTCAGAGAATGTTTAGAAAGGGTCCCTTCTGTTGACATGAACTGGGTTGAAAATAAGGGATTTGCAGAGTCTGAAATGAGTGATGATTTGCGACCCAAAGATCATACCAACCAGAAGTTACCCACAAAAGAGCATACATTGGATACTACTTCTGAGATTGAGATAACAACTACGGAACCATCAGACAAGTATGATCCAGAAGTGATAAAAGATAGCATGTTAGTTCAgcaaaaaatatctcaaaatacATGTGCTGATATATGTGACGGTGAGCATACGGATGGCATGTTTCAGATAGAATCCGTGAACATGGTGAAAGGCAATTGCTCAGATGAGTCAAATTTAGTGATTTGCCGGATATGTGAAGAACTGGTTCCTGCCACTCATTTGGAGCCACATTCTTTTATCTGTGCTTTTGCAGATAAATGCGTTTCTAAGCATTCAGATGTGAATGAACATCTCCTGAAAATCGCTGAGTTACTCGAACACCTGTTAGAGTTACGCAATTCAAGCAATCATGAAACATGTGTAAACCCTGAGATCTTGAGGGTGAGGACTACTAGTTCCGCAGTAACCACAGAAGGTTACTCACCAAAGGGAAGTGAGAGTCGAAGTAAGGGAATGGATGGACTGTTAGAGGATCTCCATGAGATGGACACTGCCTGCATTGAAGATTCTCAAATTGCAAACTTGGTAAACCTAAAGAGTCACTTGCTAAATAAGGTAAACCAGTATGGATCACCATCCTCTAATGGAAGCATGACATCTACATCATCTGCAAATAGTCCCAGGGCTGGAAATCTCGACGTCTTGTGGTTAGATCAAAACAATCTGTCAGAGCAGGAGGACATGCAACAG ATAAATGACCTTGCTGACATTGCACGCTGCGCGGCAGAGATTGATATTTCAGAAGTAGGATCCCATGAGTTTTTAATAGCTTGTATGCATGACCTGCAAGAGCTTTTGCAGCATAGCAAGTATGCTGCTCTTCTAGTGGATACATTTGGTGGCCGGATTGAAAGCCTTTTGAG AGAGAAATGTATATTTGCTTGCAATCAAGTGGACATAACTGATGATGGTGGACGTCCAGAAAGTGCCAGATCTTTGCTTGATAGTGCATCTCAGAGTAGTACAACATCAACTCCTTCACATCCTGCGCATAAAGATCGTACAAGTATTGAtgactttgatattattaaaCCAATCAGCAGAGGAGCCTATGGGAAAGTCTTTCTGGCTAGGAAGCGAACAACAGGTGACCTATTTGCAATTAAG GTGCTGAAGAAAATAGATATGCTGAGGAAGAATGATATTGATCGCATATTGGCCGAGCGTAACATATTAATCACAGTGCGAAACCCATTCGTG GTTAGATTTTTTTACTCATTTACCAGTAGAGATAAACTTTATTTGGTCATGGAATATCTCAACGGCGGAGATTTATATTCTATGCTGAAAAAGCTTGTTTGCCTTGAAGAAGCTGTTGCTCGTACCTACCTTGCGGAATTG GTGCTAGCCTTGGAATATCTTCATTCTCTTGGGATAGTGCATCGTGATCTAAAACCAGACAACATACTAATAGCCCATGATGGGCATATCAAG CTTACCGACTTTGGATTGTCAAAAATTGGTCTCATGAATTGCACCACTGAACTACCCACGCAAGATACAGAAAAAAATGATGCTTTAGATTCAAATGGTCACATGGATGCCGACATAGTGGACAGTCACCATTCAGCTGTTGGCACCCCGGATTACTTGGCTCCTGAAATTCTTCTTGGAACAGAACATG GTTATGCTGCAGATTGGTGGTCAGTGggaattatattatttgaattaataacTGGAGTCCCACCCTTTAATGCTGATCACCCAGAG AATATTTTTGACAACATTCTTAGCAGAAAAATCCCCTGGCCATCAATTCCAAGTGATATGTCTTATGAGGCCCAAGATCTGATTGACAG GCTTCTTGTTCATGATCCAAATGAGCGACTTGGGGCAAGGGGAGCATCAGAG GTGAAAGCACATTCCTTCTTTGCTGGAGTGGACTGGGATAACCTTACCTTACAAAAG GCTGCATTTGTACCACAACCAGAGCGTATGGATGATACGAGTTACTTTGTATCACGATATAATTCAACTGGAATGGAGATTGATGAAACTTCTGTGGACTCTGATTCCGATTGCTCTGAAGTGCACACAAATTCCAAATTAGAG AAGATGGATGAATGCGGAGATCTAGCAGAGTTTGATTCTTCACCTCTTGATCTATCATTGATAAATTTCTCTTTCAAG AATTTGTCGCAGCTGGCCTCAATAAATCAGGATGTACTCCTACAGAGTGGGAAGGAGTCATCAAAGTGTTCGTCCCCATGCAGAGGTTCAAAACCGCCTCCCGCTTGA
- the LOC125218422 gene encoding probable serine/threonine protein kinase IRE4 isoform X2, giving the protein MAERSRNDAASSSLSDVGIPTGLNRIKTRRVTPNSADEDSDQFNESPSSGFSTAAAHVKQKIKALSKGHVKFGRSREGFRKGRKIARWFSSSLFKDSDQPVVDATRNKSSKLEFNMPSKEDPRRKLRKTWINKTGDLPNATTTKVPKCIKSFSHELGPKGGVQSPNPRAHSFNDLKELLGSLRSRFDAAKKVMNIELGSFSREVLEILQKVEILTPDEYKMAEELFVLAQQCIDMTSLDFRTKCEKIVQDLTAKRQTCQFELLKLLFTRILFIMTRCTRLLHFEKDSWPANEQSIGKFRECLERVPSVDMNWVENKGFAESEMSDDLRPKDHTNQKLPTKEHTLDTTSEIEITTTEPSDKYDPEVIKDSMLVQQKISQNTCADICDGEHTDGMFQIESVNMVKGNCSDESNLVICRICEELVPATHLEPHSFICAFADKCVSKHSDVNEHLLKIAELLEHLLELRNSSNHETCVNPEILRVRTTSSAVTTEGYSPKGSESRSKGMDGLLEDLHEMDTACIEDSQIANLVNLKSHLLNKVNQYGSPSSNGSMTSTSSANSPRAGNLDVLWLDQNNLSEQEDMQQINDLADIARCAAEIDISEVGSHEFLIACMHDLQELLQHSKYAALLVDTFGGRIESLLREKCIFACNQVDITDDGGRPESARSLLDSASQSSTTSTPSHPAHKDRTSIDDFDIIKPISRGAYGKVFLARKRTTGDLFAIKVLKKIDMLRKNDIDRILAERNILITVRNPFVVRFFYSFTSRDKLYLVMEYLNGGDLYSMLKKLVCLEEAVARTYLAELVLALEYLHSLGIVHRDLKPDNILIAHDGHIKLTDFGLSKIGLMNCTTELPTQDTEKNDALDSNGHMDADIVDSHHSAVGTPDYLAPEILLGTEHGYAADWWSVGIILFELITGVPPFNADHPENIFDNILSRKIPWPSIPSDMSYEAQDLIDRLLVHDPNERLGARGASEVKAHSFFAGVDWDNLTLQKAAFVPQPERMDDTSYFVSRYNSTGMEIDETSVDSDSDCSEVHTNSKLEMDECGDLAEFDSSPLDLSLINFSFKNLSQLASINQDVLLQSGKESSKCSSPCRGSKPPPA; this is encoded by the exons ATGGCGGAACGGAGCCGAAACGACGCCGCTTCGTCGTCGCTCTCCGATGTGGGGATTCCGACCGGATTGAACCGGATCAAGACTCGAAGAGTGACCCCGAATTCGGCGGATGAGGATTCCGACCAGTTTAACGAGTCGCCGAGCAGTGGGTTTTCGACGGCGGCAGCTCATGTGAAGCAGAAGATCAAGGCTTTGAGTAAAGGACATGTCAAATTCGGTCGTTCTAGAGAAG GATTCCGCAAAGGAAGAAAGATAGCTCGGTGGTTTTCTTCATCCCTTTTTAAGGACTCTGATCAACCTGTGGTTGATGCCACAAGGAATAAG AGTAGTAAGTTGGAGTTCAACATGCCTAGTAAGGAGGACCCTAGAAGAAAGCTGCGTAAGACATGGATAAACAAAACTGGGGATTTACCAAATGCCACAACTACTAAAGTGCCAAAATGTATAAAGAGTTTTTCTCATGAATTGGGACCGAAAGGTGGAGTTCAGTCCCCTAATCCTAGGGCTCACAGCTTTAATGATTTGAAG GAGCTCCTGGGATCACTTCGTTCTAGATTCGATGCTGCTAAGAAAGTCATGAATATTGAGCTTGGTTCTTTTTCACGGGAGGTGCTAGAAATTTTACAGAAAGTGGAGATCTTAACACCAGATGAATATAAAATGGCAGAAGAGCTTTTTGTTCTTGCGCAACAATGCATTGACATGACATCCTTAGACTTCCGtacaaaatgtgaaaaaattgTTCAAGATTTGACTGCAAAAAGACAGACATGCCAATTTGAGTTGCTGAAATTGCTGTTCACTCGCATCTTGTTCATAATGACAAGGTGCACAAGGTTGCTGCACTTTGAGAAGGATAGTTGGCCTGCGAATGAGCAATCAATCGGCAAGTTCAGAGAATGTTTAGAAAGGGTCCCTTCTGTTGACATGAACTGGGTTGAAAATAAGGGATTTGCAGAGTCTGAAATGAGTGATGATTTGCGACCCAAAGATCATACCAACCAGAAGTTACCCACAAAAGAGCATACATTGGATACTACTTCTGAGATTGAGATAACAACTACGGAACCATCAGACAAGTATGATCCAGAAGTGATAAAAGATAGCATGTTAGTTCAgcaaaaaatatctcaaaatacATGTGCTGATATATGTGACGGTGAGCATACGGATGGCATGTTTCAGATAGAATCCGTGAACATGGTGAAAGGCAATTGCTCAGATGAGTCAAATTTAGTGATTTGCCGGATATGTGAAGAACTGGTTCCTGCCACTCATTTGGAGCCACATTCTTTTATCTGTGCTTTTGCAGATAAATGCGTTTCTAAGCATTCAGATGTGAATGAACATCTCCTGAAAATCGCTGAGTTACTCGAACACCTGTTAGAGTTACGCAATTCAAGCAATCATGAAACATGTGTAAACCCTGAGATCTTGAGGGTGAGGACTACTAGTTCCGCAGTAACCACAGAAGGTTACTCACCAAAGGGAAGTGAGAGTCGAAGTAAGGGAATGGATGGACTGTTAGAGGATCTCCATGAGATGGACACTGCCTGCATTGAAGATTCTCAAATTGCAAACTTGGTAAACCTAAAGAGTCACTTGCTAAATAAGGTAAACCAGTATGGATCACCATCCTCTAATGGAAGCATGACATCTACATCATCTGCAAATAGTCCCAGGGCTGGAAATCTCGACGTCTTGTGGTTAGATCAAAACAATCTGTCAGAGCAGGAGGACATGCAACAG ATAAATGACCTTGCTGACATTGCACGCTGCGCGGCAGAGATTGATATTTCAGAAGTAGGATCCCATGAGTTTTTAATAGCTTGTATGCATGACCTGCAAGAGCTTTTGCAGCATAGCAAGTATGCTGCTCTTCTAGTGGATACATTTGGTGGCCGGATTGAAAGCCTTTTGAG AGAGAAATGTATATTTGCTTGCAATCAAGTGGACATAACTGATGATGGTGGACGTCCAGAAAGTGCCAGATCTTTGCTTGATAGTGCATCTCAGAGTAGTACAACATCAACTCCTTCACATCCTGCGCATAAAGATCGTACAAGTATTGAtgactttgatattattaaaCCAATCAGCAGAGGAGCCTATGGGAAAGTCTTTCTGGCTAGGAAGCGAACAACAGGTGACCTATTTGCAATTAAG GTGCTGAAGAAAATAGATATGCTGAGGAAGAATGATATTGATCGCATATTGGCCGAGCGTAACATATTAATCACAGTGCGAAACCCATTCGTG GTTAGATTTTTTTACTCATTTACCAGTAGAGATAAACTTTATTTGGTCATGGAATATCTCAACGGCGGAGATTTATATTCTATGCTGAAAAAGCTTGTTTGCCTTGAAGAAGCTGTTGCTCGTACCTACCTTGCGGAATTG GTGCTAGCCTTGGAATATCTTCATTCTCTTGGGATAGTGCATCGTGATCTAAAACCAGACAACATACTAATAGCCCATGATGGGCATATCAAG CTTACCGACTTTGGATTGTCAAAAATTGGTCTCATGAATTGCACCACTGAACTACCCACGCAAGATACAGAAAAAAATGATGCTTTAGATTCAAATGGTCACATGGATGCCGACATAGTGGACAGTCACCATTCAGCTGTTGGCACCCCGGATTACTTGGCTCCTGAAATTCTTCTTGGAACAGAACATG GTTATGCTGCAGATTGGTGGTCAGTGggaattatattatttgaattaataacTGGAGTCCCACCCTTTAATGCTGATCACCCAGAG AATATTTTTGACAACATTCTTAGCAGAAAAATCCCCTGGCCATCAATTCCAAGTGATATGTCTTATGAGGCCCAAGATCTGATTGACAG GCTTCTTGTTCATGATCCAAATGAGCGACTTGGGGCAAGGGGAGCATCAGAG GTGAAAGCACATTCCTTCTTTGCTGGAGTGGACTGGGATAACCTTACCTTACAAAAG GCTGCATTTGTACCACAACCAGAGCGTATGGATGATACGAGTTACTTTGTATCACGATATAATTCAACTGGAATGGAGATTGATGAAACTTCTGTGGACTCTGATTCCGATTGCTCTGAAGTGCACACAAATTCCAAATTAGAG ATGGATGAATGCGGAGATCTAGCAGAGTTTGATTCTTCACCTCTTGATCTATCATTGATAAATTTCTCTTTCAAG AATTTGTCGCAGCTGGCCTCAATAAATCAGGATGTACTCCTACAGAGTGGGAAGGAGTCATCAAAGTGTTCGTCCCCATGCAGAGGTTCAAAACCGCCTCCCGCTTGA
- the LOC125218422 gene encoding probable serine/threonine protein kinase IRE4 isoform X3, which translates to MPQGISKLEFNMPSKEDPRRKLRKTWINKTGDLPNATTTKVPKCIKSFSHELGPKGGVQSPNPRAHSFNDLKELLGSLRSRFDAAKKVMNIELGSFSREVLEILQKVEILTPDEYKMAEELFVLAQQCIDMTSLDFRTKCEKIVQDLTAKRQTCQFELLKLLFTRILFIMTRCTRLLHFEKDSWPANEQSIGKFRECLERVPSVDMNWVENKGFAESEMSDDLRPKDHTNQKLPTKEHTLDTTSEIEITTTEPSDKYDPEVIKDSMLVQQKISQNTCADICDGEHTDGMFQIESVNMVKGNCSDESNLVICRICEELVPATHLEPHSFICAFADKCVSKHSDVNEHLLKIAELLEHLLELRNSSNHETCVNPEILRVRTTSSAVTTEGYSPKGSESRSKGMDGLLEDLHEMDTACIEDSQIANLVNLKSHLLNKVNQYGSPSSNGSMTSTSSANSPRAGNLDVLWLDQNNLSEQEDMQQINDLADIARCAAEIDISEVGSHEFLIACMHDLQELLQHSKYAALLVDTFGGRIESLLREKCIFACNQVDITDDGGRPESARSLLDSASQSSTTSTPSHPAHKDRTSIDDFDIIKPISRGAYGKVFLARKRTTGDLFAIKVLKKIDMLRKNDIDRILAERNILITVRNPFVVRFFYSFTSRDKLYLVMEYLNGGDLYSMLKKLVCLEEAVARTYLAELVLALEYLHSLGIVHRDLKPDNILIAHDGHIKLTDFGLSKIGLMNCTTELPTQDTEKNDALDSNGHMDADIVDSHHSAVGTPDYLAPEILLGTEHGYAADWWSVGIILFELITGVPPFNADHPENIFDNILSRKIPWPSIPSDMSYEAQDLIDRLLVHDPNERLGARGASEVKAHSFFAGVDWDNLTLQKAAFVPQPERMDDTSYFVSRYNSTGMEIDETSVDSDSDCSEVHTNSKLEKMDECGDLAEFDSSPLDLSLINFSFKNLSQLASINQDVLLQSGKESSKCSSPCRGSKPPPA; encoded by the exons ATGCCACAAGGAATAAG TAAGTTGGAGTTCAACATGCCTAGTAAGGAGGACCCTAGAAGAAAGCTGCGTAAGACATGGATAAACAAAACTGGGGATTTACCAAATGCCACAACTACTAAAGTGCCAAAATGTATAAAGAGTTTTTCTCATGAATTGGGACCGAAAGGTGGAGTTCAGTCCCCTAATCCTAGGGCTCACAGCTTTAATGATTTGAAG GAGCTCCTGGGATCACTTCGTTCTAGATTCGATGCTGCTAAGAAAGTCATGAATATTGAGCTTGGTTCTTTTTCACGGGAGGTGCTAGAAATTTTACAGAAAGTGGAGATCTTAACACCAGATGAATATAAAATGGCAGAAGAGCTTTTTGTTCTTGCGCAACAATGCATTGACATGACATCCTTAGACTTCCGtacaaaatgtgaaaaaattgTTCAAGATTTGACTGCAAAAAGACAGACATGCCAATTTGAGTTGCTGAAATTGCTGTTCACTCGCATCTTGTTCATAATGACAAGGTGCACAAGGTTGCTGCACTTTGAGAAGGATAGTTGGCCTGCGAATGAGCAATCAATCGGCAAGTTCAGAGAATGTTTAGAAAGGGTCCCTTCTGTTGACATGAACTGGGTTGAAAATAAGGGATTTGCAGAGTCTGAAATGAGTGATGATTTGCGACCCAAAGATCATACCAACCAGAAGTTACCCACAAAAGAGCATACATTGGATACTACTTCTGAGATTGAGATAACAACTACGGAACCATCAGACAAGTATGATCCAGAAGTGATAAAAGATAGCATGTTAGTTCAgcaaaaaatatctcaaaatacATGTGCTGATATATGTGACGGTGAGCATACGGATGGCATGTTTCAGATAGAATCCGTGAACATGGTGAAAGGCAATTGCTCAGATGAGTCAAATTTAGTGATTTGCCGGATATGTGAAGAACTGGTTCCTGCCACTCATTTGGAGCCACATTCTTTTATCTGTGCTTTTGCAGATAAATGCGTTTCTAAGCATTCAGATGTGAATGAACATCTCCTGAAAATCGCTGAGTTACTCGAACACCTGTTAGAGTTACGCAATTCAAGCAATCATGAAACATGTGTAAACCCTGAGATCTTGAGGGTGAGGACTACTAGTTCCGCAGTAACCACAGAAGGTTACTCACCAAAGGGAAGTGAGAGTCGAAGTAAGGGAATGGATGGACTGTTAGAGGATCTCCATGAGATGGACACTGCCTGCATTGAAGATTCTCAAATTGCAAACTTGGTAAACCTAAAGAGTCACTTGCTAAATAAGGTAAACCAGTATGGATCACCATCCTCTAATGGAAGCATGACATCTACATCATCTGCAAATAGTCCCAGGGCTGGAAATCTCGACGTCTTGTGGTTAGATCAAAACAATCTGTCAGAGCAGGAGGACATGCAACAG ATAAATGACCTTGCTGACATTGCACGCTGCGCGGCAGAGATTGATATTTCAGAAGTAGGATCCCATGAGTTTTTAATAGCTTGTATGCATGACCTGCAAGAGCTTTTGCAGCATAGCAAGTATGCTGCTCTTCTAGTGGATACATTTGGTGGCCGGATTGAAAGCCTTTTGAG AGAGAAATGTATATTTGCTTGCAATCAAGTGGACATAACTGATGATGGTGGACGTCCAGAAAGTGCCAGATCTTTGCTTGATAGTGCATCTCAGAGTAGTACAACATCAACTCCTTCACATCCTGCGCATAAAGATCGTACAAGTATTGAtgactttgatattattaaaCCAATCAGCAGAGGAGCCTATGGGAAAGTCTTTCTGGCTAGGAAGCGAACAACAGGTGACCTATTTGCAATTAAG GTGCTGAAGAAAATAGATATGCTGAGGAAGAATGATATTGATCGCATATTGGCCGAGCGTAACATATTAATCACAGTGCGAAACCCATTCGTG GTTAGATTTTTTTACTCATTTACCAGTAGAGATAAACTTTATTTGGTCATGGAATATCTCAACGGCGGAGATTTATATTCTATGCTGAAAAAGCTTGTTTGCCTTGAAGAAGCTGTTGCTCGTACCTACCTTGCGGAATTG GTGCTAGCCTTGGAATATCTTCATTCTCTTGGGATAGTGCATCGTGATCTAAAACCAGACAACATACTAATAGCCCATGATGGGCATATCAAG CTTACCGACTTTGGATTGTCAAAAATTGGTCTCATGAATTGCACCACTGAACTACCCACGCAAGATACAGAAAAAAATGATGCTTTAGATTCAAATGGTCACATGGATGCCGACATAGTGGACAGTCACCATTCAGCTGTTGGCACCCCGGATTACTTGGCTCCTGAAATTCTTCTTGGAACAGAACATG GTTATGCTGCAGATTGGTGGTCAGTGggaattatattatttgaattaataacTGGAGTCCCACCCTTTAATGCTGATCACCCAGAG AATATTTTTGACAACATTCTTAGCAGAAAAATCCCCTGGCCATCAATTCCAAGTGATATGTCTTATGAGGCCCAAGATCTGATTGACAG GCTTCTTGTTCATGATCCAAATGAGCGACTTGGGGCAAGGGGAGCATCAGAG GTGAAAGCACATTCCTTCTTTGCTGGAGTGGACTGGGATAACCTTACCTTACAAAAG GCTGCATTTGTACCACAACCAGAGCGTATGGATGATACGAGTTACTTTGTATCACGATATAATTCAACTGGAATGGAGATTGATGAAACTTCTGTGGACTCTGATTCCGATTGCTCTGAAGTGCACACAAATTCCAAATTAGAG AAGATGGATGAATGCGGAGATCTAGCAGAGTTTGATTCTTCACCTCTTGATCTATCATTGATAAATTTCTCTTTCAAG AATTTGTCGCAGCTGGCCTCAATAAATCAGGATGTACTCCTACAGAGTGGGAAGGAGTCATCAAAGTGTTCGTCCCCATGCAGAGGTTCAAAACCGCCTCCCGCTTGA